One genomic region from Terriglobales bacterium encodes:
- a CDS encoding HAD family hydrolase → MRAYAQKFARDNGLNGEEAAALELKYSITGLLHDFDYEKFPTPEEHPFVGNKILAERSYPDDIRRAILSHADYAGVPRESHMEKALFACDELAGFITATALVKPSKSLAEVDAKSIRKKMKDKAFARSVSRDDITYGAAALGIDLDEHITFCIEAMKKIAPDLGLA, encoded by the coding sequence ATGAGGGCGTACGCGCAGAAATTCGCCCGCGACAACGGACTGAACGGAGAAGAGGCCGCCGCGCTCGAGCTTAAGTATTCAATCACTGGCCTGCTTCACGACTTCGACTACGAGAAATTCCCCACGCCCGAAGAACATCCTTTCGTCGGTAACAAGATCCTCGCCGAGCGCAGCTACCCGGATGACATTCGACGCGCGATTCTTTCCCATGCCGACTACGCCGGAGTCCCTCGCGAGAGTCACATGGAGAAAGCTCTCTTCGCGTGTGACGAACTCGCAGGATTCATCACTGCCACGGCTCTGGTGAAGCCATCGAAGTCGCTCGCCGAAGTAGATGCGAAATCAATTCGCAAGAAGATGAAGGACAAAGCCTTCGCCCGCAGCGTCTCGCGTGACGACATTACGTACGGAGCTGCCGCGCTCGGAATCGATCTCGACGAGCACATCACGTTCTGCATCGAGGCAATGAAGAAGATCGCGCCGGATTTGGGATTGGCGTAG
- a CDS encoding DUF2846 domain-containing protein, translating to MRFPILKALLLLAFATSLLNAQQPDSATPQADNAAKKDDSQVTVYIYRYKQFVGSALSPSVYCDDTELARMENGRFFAAKLSSGKHTFHSNDKQAGIDVDLKSGQDYYIRVEIAAGMMKGHGRMTLVAPEQGSYEIKKLKPLDGDKVKDSQHVVAASLEVKN from the coding sequence ATGCGATTTCCAATCCTGAAAGCTCTTCTGCTTCTGGCTTTCGCAACATCCCTTTTAAACGCGCAGCAGCCTGATTCCGCGACACCGCAGGCAGACAACGCTGCTAAGAAAGATGACTCGCAGGTAACTGTTTACATCTACCGCTACAAGCAGTTTGTTGGTAGCGCACTCTCTCCGTCTGTGTATTGCGACGACACCGAACTTGCCCGCATGGAGAACGGCCGTTTCTTTGCCGCCAAGCTTTCGTCAGGCAAACACACCTTCCATTCGAACGATAAGCAGGCAGGTATCGACGTCGACCTGAAGAGCGGACAGGACTACTACATTCGAGTAGAAATCGCCGCCGGGATGATGAAGGGCCACGGCCGTATGACGTTGGTTGCTCCCGAGCAGGGCAGCTACGAAATCAAGAAGCTCAAACCGCTCGACGGCGACAAAGTAAAAGACAGTCAGCACGTGGTCGCGGCAAGCCTGGAGGTGAAGAACTAG
- a CDS encoding PQQ-binding-like beta-propeller repeat protein: MASCSREQQWPVYGGPDGAHHSSLTQISRSNVSELAVAWTYDTGETGGLQTSPIVVHGVLYGITPSQKIFALDAATGALKWQFDSGVTSTQPNRGLAYWEHGNDARIISGVMNFVYELNANRGQPISTFGDHGRIDLREKLGRNPATVSIALTSPPVIYKDLFIVGGRDPETLPAAPGDIRAYDVRSGKLRWSFHTIPHPGEYGYETWPKDAWKSSGAVNNWAGMTLDAKTGIIYAPTGSAAFDFYGGDRVGNDLFANCLLALRAETGERVWYFQAVRHDLWDRDFPAAPVLVRVTRSGKTIDAVAQTTKQGFVYLFNRANGTPLFPIEYRKYSSSDLPGEVTAAEQPLPRAPAPYARQLLTEGLLTNRTPAAHEWALKKFRTLRSEGQFVPLSTKQDTVVFPGFDGGAEWGGPAYDPKTGLLYVNANEMAWYARLAKNSANPLSGRGIYQQQCTICHRDDMAGSPPLFPSLQGIGRHSSRSAIKNVVQKGRGRMPAFPNLSRDELSALIDYLIEGANKELTGAEPVGPPMPYRFSGYTRFLDPDGYPAVAPPWGTLSAINLSTGEYAWKIPLGEYPELAAQGLKDTGSENYGGPLVTDSGLLFIGATNYDKKFRAFDKSSGKLLWETTLPFAGNATPIAYEVNGREYVVIAAGGGKDLKSKSGGMYIAFGLPN; the protein is encoded by the coding sequence TTGGCTTCGTGTTCCCGCGAGCAGCAATGGCCTGTCTACGGCGGACCTGACGGCGCTCATCATTCCTCGCTCACGCAGATCAGCCGTTCGAACGTAAGTGAGCTAGCTGTCGCATGGACTTACGACACCGGCGAAACCGGCGGGCTGCAGACAAGTCCAATTGTCGTGCATGGAGTGCTCTACGGCATAACACCGTCGCAAAAGATCTTCGCCCTTGACGCCGCAACCGGAGCACTGAAGTGGCAGTTCGACTCCGGCGTGACCAGCACGCAACCGAATCGCGGTCTTGCATATTGGGAGCATGGGAACGATGCGCGCATCATCTCCGGCGTAATGAACTTTGTTTATGAGCTGAATGCCAACAGGGGACAACCGATCTCCACCTTCGGCGATCACGGCCGCATCGACCTGCGCGAGAAACTCGGACGCAATCCGGCCACAGTGTCGATCGCACTAACCAGCCCGCCAGTCATCTACAAAGACCTGTTCATCGTTGGCGGACGCGACCCTGAAACACTACCCGCCGCTCCGGGCGATATCCGAGCTTATGACGTTCGTAGCGGGAAACTGCGCTGGAGCTTCCACACGATTCCTCATCCCGGTGAGTATGGCTATGAAACCTGGCCAAAAGACGCGTGGAAGAGCAGCGGCGCTGTGAACAATTGGGCGGGCATGACTCTCGATGCGAAGACGGGAATCATCTACGCTCCCACCGGATCAGCAGCCTTCGACTTCTACGGCGGGGATCGTGTCGGCAACGATCTGTTCGCAAATTGCTTGCTCGCGCTCAGAGCGGAGACAGGTGAACGTGTCTGGTATTTCCAGGCGGTTCGGCACGATCTGTGGGATCGCGACTTCCCAGCCGCGCCTGTTCTGGTGAGAGTCACACGTAGCGGAAAAACCATCGATGCCGTCGCACAAACGACCAAGCAAGGATTCGTTTACCTCTTCAATCGAGCTAACGGGACTCCACTGTTTCCGATTGAGTACAGGAAATACTCCTCGAGCGATCTGCCCGGCGAGGTAACTGCCGCCGAGCAGCCGCTACCCAGAGCACCTGCGCCATATGCTCGGCAGCTTTTGACCGAAGGCTTGCTCACGAACCGCACTCCCGCCGCGCATGAATGGGCGCTGAAAAAATTCAGAACGCTGCGCAGCGAAGGCCAGTTCGTTCCTCTAAGCACGAAGCAGGACACGGTCGTGTTTCCCGGATTCGACGGCGGCGCCGAATGGGGCGGTCCTGCCTATGATCCCAAGACGGGACTGCTGTACGTAAACGCCAACGAGATGGCCTGGTATGCGCGTTTGGCCAAGAACTCCGCCAATCCCCTGAGCGGACGCGGTATCTACCAGCAGCAATGCACGATTTGCCACCGCGACGACATGGCCGGCTCTCCACCGCTTTTCCCTTCTCTGCAAGGCATCGGCCGGCACTCCAGCCGTTCGGCGATCAAGAACGTTGTTCAGAAAGGCCGAGGCAGGATGCCCGCCTTTCCCAATCTCTCGCGCGATGAGCTGAGTGCGCTCATCGACTACCTCATTGAGGGCGCGAACAAAGAACTCACTGGCGCGGAGCCGGTCGGCCCTCCGATGCCGTACCGCTTCTCGGGATACACGCGCTTTCTTGATCCTGATGGATACCCGGCCGTCGCTCCGCCGTGGGGCACTCTAAGCGCAATTAATCTCAGCACTGGGGAGTATGCCTGGAAGATTCCTCTTGGCGAATATCCCGAGCTTGCGGCGCAGGGATTGAAAGACACGGGATCAGAAAATTACGGCGGCCCGCTGGTCACTGACAGCGGCCTTCTGTTCATCGGTGCGACAAATTACGACAAGAAGTTTCGCGCCTTCGACAAGTCTTCGGGCAAATTGCTTTGGGAAACCACCCTGCCTTTCGCCGGCAATGCCACGCCAATTGCATATGAGGTGAATGGTCGGGAATACGTAGTAATCGCTGCTGGAGGGGGAAAGGATTTGAAGTCAAAGTCGGGAGGGATGTACATCGCTT